In Arthrobacter sp. StoSoilB5, one genomic interval encodes:
- a CDS encoding ABC transporter substrate-binding protein, whose product MRIIKPSALAGLFGVSVLALSGCSSPSPAESSNPYSGKTVCIDQYATATAITDIMAGLETGLADAKANGLKVVIENPNADPATEQSIAQKFISSGCDVIGGVGTAAAQLQANASNGIPVVFLASSTPVEAGLVASMDAPGRHVTGVADVLDPAPDIDAMIKLDPSIKTIGLIWKTGDPAGDTLAKAAQKHMDSLGLKNITSTITTGADVTQAAQSLVGRVDAVMIPGDTTTISAAAGITAVTDAAKIPVFGGTTSAVDAGAVLASGYNYVDVGTEGAKLMLGILDGKDPATTPVVIPHVGGFDIATDKLSTFGLTLPDSLKDQLLKKK is encoded by the coding sequence ATGCGCATTATCAAGCCTTCGGCTCTCGCCGGCCTTTTCGGCGTGTCCGTTTTAGCACTCTCTGGCTGCTCAAGTCCGTCACCGGCAGAGAGCTCAAATCCGTATTCGGGCAAAACCGTCTGCATCGACCAGTACGCGACGGCCACAGCGATCACGGACATCATGGCCGGGCTGGAGACCGGCTTGGCTGACGCCAAGGCTAATGGACTCAAAGTCGTCATCGAGAACCCCAACGCTGACCCGGCCACCGAGCAGAGCATTGCTCAGAAGTTCATCAGCAGCGGTTGCGATGTCATCGGGGGAGTAGGAACTGCAGCAGCGCAGCTACAGGCCAACGCTTCCAACGGAATCCCGGTCGTGTTCCTTGCTTCGTCCACCCCGGTAGAAGCCGGCCTCGTAGCATCAATGGATGCGCCGGGAAGGCACGTCACGGGCGTGGCCGACGTCCTTGACCCAGCTCCCGATATCGACGCAATGATCAAACTGGATCCGTCCATAAAGACCATCGGTCTTATCTGGAAGACGGGTGACCCTGCGGGAGACACACTTGCGAAAGCCGCGCAGAAACACATGGATTCATTGGGTCTCAAGAACATCACATCCACCATTACGACCGGAGCCGACGTTACCCAGGCGGCTCAAAGTCTCGTAGGCCGTGTTGATGCAGTCATGATCCCGGGCGATACAACCACCATCAGTGCCGCCGCGGGAATCACTGCAGTTACAGACGCTGCCAAGATCCCGGTCTTCGGCGGGACAACGTCGGCCGTCGACGCGGGTGCAGTGCTGGCCTCCGGTTACAACTACGTCGACGTAGGCACCGAGGGCGCCAAGCTGATGCTGGGCATCTTGGATGGGAAGGACCCGGCAACCACCCCGGTTGTCATCCCCCACGTCGGAGGCTTCGACATTGCCACCGACAAACTCTCGACCTTCGGTCTTACGCTGCCTGACTCGCTTAAAGACCAGCTCTTGAAGAAGAAGTAG
- a CDS encoding aspartate aminotransferase family protein: MDPATMTHEDTRVFHRDVTNVPVRVERAEGVHIWDEAGNRLLDASSGLNVVVNIGYGVQEVLDAMQKQAALVTFCGGFTSAPQEELARVLANMAPGDLNHVRFTSGGAEATETAIKLARHYFVEIGQPSKWKIISRWKSFHGNTLGALAASGYTARRLEYTPYLSNFPHISPAYDLAAAEELEAAILNEGPDEIAAFIAEPVVGSADLARIPPEGYFKRVREICDKYDVLFIADEVLCGIGRTGKNFAIDHWNVTPDMIIFGKGVSSGYTPLGGVITTDGIYDAVSEGSGLFDHGYTYSGNPLSCAVGLAVLNYLNEHQLVERSAETGQYLLNSLRRALAESPIVGEISGLGMLTGIELVSDKSTRTPFAAAKRIGARIGKATRDRGVLINPGFGAPSLPTDPERIGVCPSFIFTREHVDEAVAALSAAIMQIAQEEGLA, translated from the coding sequence GTGGACCCCGCAACGATGACTCACGAGGACACCAGAGTCTTCCACCGTGATGTCACCAACGTACCCGTCCGGGTAGAGCGCGCTGAAGGCGTGCATATCTGGGACGAGGCTGGAAATCGCCTCCTAGACGCATCTTCGGGCCTCAACGTCGTTGTCAACATTGGCTACGGCGTACAGGAGGTCCTTGACGCCATGCAGAAGCAGGCCGCCCTGGTAACCTTCTGCGGCGGATTTACCAGCGCACCACAGGAGGAGTTGGCCAGAGTTCTTGCCAACATGGCCCCCGGGGACCTCAACCACGTTCGCTTCACATCGGGGGGAGCTGAGGCGACAGAGACAGCCATCAAGCTGGCCCGTCATTACTTTGTCGAAATCGGCCAGCCCTCCAAGTGGAAAATCATCAGCCGATGGAAGAGCTTTCACGGCAACACTTTGGGGGCCCTTGCTGCCTCCGGTTACACGGCGCGACGGCTGGAGTACACACCGTATCTCAGTAACTTCCCGCACATTTCGCCAGCTTATGACCTGGCAGCAGCCGAGGAACTCGAGGCTGCGATTCTCAACGAAGGACCCGATGAGATAGCAGCTTTCATAGCCGAGCCTGTGGTGGGCTCAGCCGACCTTGCCCGGATACCTCCCGAGGGCTACTTCAAGCGTGTCAGGGAGATCTGCGATAAGTACGACGTTCTCTTCATAGCCGACGAGGTTTTGTGCGGCATTGGCCGCACCGGCAAGAACTTCGCGATTGATCACTGGAATGTGACACCGGACATGATCATCTTCGGCAAGGGCGTCTCCAGCGGTTACACCCCGTTGGGCGGGGTCATCACAACTGACGGTATCTACGATGCAGTCTCAGAAGGATCGGGACTTTTCGACCATGGCTACACATACAGCGGCAACCCCCTTTCGTGCGCGGTTGGCCTAGCTGTGCTGAACTACCTCAACGAGCACCAGCTGGTCGAACGTTCCGCAGAGACAGGTCAATACCTCCTGAATTCGCTTCGGCGGGCCTTGGCAGAGAGCCCGATCGTCGGAGAAATCTCCGGACTGGGGATGCTCACAGGTATTGAGCTGGTTTCAGACAAATCAACACGCACTCCTTTTGCCGCAGCGAAGCGAATCGGAGCAAGGATCGGCAAAGCAACCCGTGACCGGGGTGTGCTCATCAACCCGGGTTTCGGGGCACCCAGTCTTCCCACGGACCCCGAACGGATTGGCGTCTGCCCGTCATTTATTTTCACCAGGGAACACGTCGACGAAGCCGTAGCCGCCCTCTCCGCTGCAATCATGCAGATCGCCCAAGAAGAAGGTCTCGCTTAG
- a CDS encoding FCD domain-containing protein, whose translation MSQLVEPALEPAKDPFDALAQEDPLVAALSDIVKSLKPGDKLPTERELTKQLAVGRTALRDRLGVLEGLGILERRPGSGTYVQEFNPASVSMALNLGISSAQLPLKALESVRIALERQAAMEAATSADPVLVAYMHRALDLMASAQDQATRDEADRQFHQALLRSASNPALTFFADAIAGVLTQDVKTRSSQALAGEGSQSSTEFFLDAHREIHEAILARDPERAMAAVNHHFIRLEPAH comes from the coding sequence ATGTCACAACTGGTAGAACCGGCCTTGGAGCCGGCGAAAGATCCTTTTGACGCACTTGCTCAGGAAGACCCGCTCGTTGCTGCGCTCTCGGACATTGTTAAGAGCCTCAAGCCTGGCGATAAATTGCCGACGGAACGAGAACTCACCAAGCAGCTTGCCGTCGGTAGAACCGCGTTGCGTGACCGGTTGGGTGTCCTTGAAGGCTTGGGCATACTGGAACGTCGGCCCGGCTCGGGCACTTATGTGCAGGAGTTCAATCCGGCCTCCGTATCGATGGCCCTGAATTTGGGCATCAGTTCCGCCCAACTCCCGCTCAAGGCGCTGGAGTCGGTACGCATTGCGCTGGAGCGACAGGCGGCGATGGAGGCTGCGACGAGTGCTGACCCGGTGCTTGTCGCCTATATGCATCGCGCTTTGGACCTTATGGCGTCAGCGCAAGATCAGGCAACGAGGGATGAGGCTGATAGGCAATTCCACCAGGCGCTGCTCCGGTCCGCCTCCAATCCCGCCTTGACCTTCTTCGCGGACGCCATAGCTGGCGTTCTTACTCAAGATGTCAAGACGCGCTCCAGCCAGGCGCTTGCCGGAGAAGGTTCCCAGAGCTCCACTGAGTTTTTTTTGGATGCACATCGTGAAATCCACGAAGCTATTCTCGCCCGGGACCCAGAGCGAGCGATGGCAGCGGTAAACCATCATTTCATTCGCTTGGAGCCGGCCCACTAG
- a CDS encoding electron transfer flavoprotein subunit alpha/FixB family protein, whose translation MPNVLVSVDTSPEGKLSRSTREVLAAASQLGSPVAVLVASRPIEDSVVAELGNLGAEHVFAAYCEDAESLLLAPQLEALHLAVEHFKPLAVLLAATPGGRELAGRLTVRTKGGLIADAVDLQLTDGTIIATHSVFGGSYAVESMVADGLPVITLREGAIETQARPATPAMTTAKVLCEKRKSVVIDGSSAMTVSSRPELRAATKVVSGGRGLASKENFLLVEQLADALGAAVGASRAAVDAGFVGRDSQVGQTGVSVTPDLYVALGISGAIQHRAGMQTAKTIVAINSDPDAPIFDIADFGVVGDVFSVVPKLIETINSRR comes from the coding sequence ATGCCCAACGTACTAGTGTCAGTTGACACTTCTCCCGAAGGAAAACTCAGCCGGAGCACCCGGGAGGTCCTCGCTGCGGCTTCGCAGCTAGGCTCGCCGGTGGCCGTTCTGGTCGCTTCAAGACCCATAGAGGACAGTGTCGTCGCGGAGCTGGGCAACCTCGGAGCCGAACACGTATTCGCGGCTTACTGCGAGGACGCCGAATCTCTCCTGTTGGCACCTCAGTTGGAGGCGCTGCACCTGGCAGTGGAACACTTTAAGCCTTTAGCAGTTCTTTTGGCCGCTACTCCAGGAGGGCGGGAACTCGCTGGCCGTCTCACAGTCCGCACGAAGGGCGGACTGATCGCCGATGCGGTCGACCTGCAGCTCACTGACGGAACAATAATTGCCACGCACTCTGTTTTCGGAGGATCCTACGCGGTTGAGTCCATGGTTGCCGACGGCCTACCGGTAATAACGCTCCGAGAAGGAGCAATCGAAACACAGGCAAGGCCGGCTACGCCTGCCATGACCACGGCAAAGGTACTTTGCGAAAAGCGCAAATCAGTGGTCATCGATGGCTCCTCTGCAATGACAGTTTCCAGTCGCCCGGAACTGCGTGCTGCGACTAAAGTCGTCTCAGGTGGCCGAGGCCTGGCCTCCAAAGAGAATTTCTTGCTCGTCGAGCAGCTTGCCGATGCACTCGGAGCAGCCGTTGGCGCTTCCCGGGCAGCTGTTGACGCTGGTTTTGTCGGCCGTGACTCGCAAGTTGGCCAAACCGGAGTCAGCGTGACCCCGGACCTGTACGTGGCGCTGGGAATTTCCGGAGCGATCCAACATCGGGCCGGTATGCAAACCGCGAAGACGATCGTAGCCATCAACTCGGATCCGGATGCGCCCATCTTCGATATTGCTGATTTCGGTGTTGTTGGAGATGTCTTTTCCGTGGTTCCGAAGCTGATCGAGACCATCAATTCCCGCCGCTGA
- a CDS encoding electron transfer flavoprotein subunit beta/FixA family protein, with product MKIIVLIKQVPDTSDERSLDMSTGRIERSPDSCVVDEISERALEMALRFKDVDKKTEVVAMSVGPRQANAALRKCLSTGADSAIHVCDDGLIGADSVWTSQVLSTALRDSTFDLAIAGSQSTDGWTGAVPAMIAEYLGLPLLGFVDDVDVSGNLVSGQRHGDGTVMKLHTTLPALVTVTERSPEVRFPNFKGILSGKRKSITNLSLADLGLVASDRNGSGQSVVVSTNAKPARTAGKKIVDDGAAANDLAEFLISSKLI from the coding sequence TTGAAGATCATCGTGCTCATCAAGCAAGTTCCGGATACCTCCGACGAACGATCGCTCGATATGTCCACCGGCCGCATTGAACGAAGTCCGGACAGTTGCGTCGTCGACGAGATAAGCGAGCGTGCGCTCGAAATGGCTCTGCGATTCAAGGACGTTGACAAAAAAACTGAAGTTGTAGCGATGTCGGTCGGGCCGCGGCAGGCTAACGCGGCACTGCGCAAGTGCCTGTCAACAGGAGCGGATTCGGCCATTCATGTCTGCGACGACGGACTTATCGGAGCTGACTCAGTCTGGACTTCCCAGGTCCTCTCAACTGCCCTGCGCGACTCCACATTTGACCTCGCAATCGCCGGAAGCCAGTCCACAGACGGCTGGACCGGAGCGGTGCCGGCCATGATTGCCGAGTACCTGGGCCTGCCTTTGCTCGGCTTCGTCGACGATGTGGACGTCTCGGGAAATCTTGTCAGCGGTCAACGCCACGGAGATGGAACAGTCATGAAACTGCATACGACGCTGCCGGCCCTCGTGACAGTCACAGAACGCTCACCTGAGGTACGCTTTCCAAACTTTAAGGGCATTCTGTCGGGCAAGCGAAAATCCATCACAAACCTCTCCCTCGCTGACCTGGGCCTGGTGGCATCGGACCGTAACGGGAGCGGCCAATCCGTTGTCGTGTCCACCAACGCCAAGCCGGCAAGGACTGCCGGTAAAAAGATCGTCGATGATGGCGCGGCTGCCAACGATCTGGCCGAATTTCTTATCTCCAGCAAACTCATTTGA
- a CDS encoding lipoyl domain-containing protein, with amino-acid sequence MSAQVSINDLGDGVEEAVFAAWLKEVGDSVAVGEAIAEVMTDKVNLEIESTVAGVLASQDCEPEDTVRLGQVIGLIDVQAS; translated from the coding sequence ATGAGTGCTCAGGTGTCTATTAATGACCTAGGCGACGGAGTTGAAGAGGCTGTATTCGCTGCTTGGCTGAAGGAGGTCGGGGACTCCGTCGCTGTCGGTGAAGCAATCGCCGAGGTCATGACCGACAAGGTCAACCTCGAAATCGAGTCAACCGTGGCCGGCGTGCTTGCGAGCCAGGATTGTGAGCCCGAGGACACTGTCCGCCTTGGCCAGGTCATCGGCTTGATTGATGTGCAGGCATCATGA
- a CDS encoding thiamine pyrophosphate-dependent dehydrogenase E1 component subunit alpha translates to MSFDHGTPEGRMNLWRAMVRGRAFDQAMCRHNNHWHEARGEEAVFIGGFAQLEADDIVAPHFRGACAVSLMRGSDPAELAAGVFGTDGSNSGGNWRGDICPTPSERFIGMFSGSLGTTVAYATGAALHLQQRHLKNVAVCAFGDGTANAGIVAESMNLASMLKLPLVFICQNNQYATSLPATTAIAGGTVSDRAKALGLEVVDVDGNDLEAVISARATAVARAREGGGPTLIHALTYRMGGHYMNDPETYRTRDEVAAWEKLDPITRFEQKLIVAGELGADEAASETLSLMAEMNDIVAAAKDAPPTENLVLNPSAYAEDWRIAS, encoded by the coding sequence ATGAGCTTTGACCACGGAACACCAGAGGGCCGAATGAACCTGTGGCGGGCGATGGTCCGGGGTCGTGCTTTCGATCAAGCCATGTGCCGGCACAACAACCATTGGCATGAGGCCCGCGGCGAAGAAGCGGTCTTCATCGGAGGTTTCGCGCAACTTGAAGCAGACGATATCGTCGCACCTCATTTCCGCGGTGCTTGCGCCGTTAGCCTGATGCGTGGCAGTGATCCGGCCGAGTTGGCTGCCGGGGTCTTCGGCACGGATGGAAGCAATTCGGGGGGAAACTGGCGCGGGGACATCTGTCCCACTCCCAGTGAGCGCTTTATCGGGATGTTCTCGGGTTCGCTTGGAACCACCGTCGCGTACGCAACCGGAGCCGCGCTCCATCTGCAGCAGCGACACCTGAAAAACGTCGCCGTCTGTGCATTCGGCGACGGCACCGCGAACGCGGGCATTGTGGCTGAGTCAATGAATCTTGCATCCATGCTGAAGCTGCCGCTGGTTTTCATTTGCCAAAACAACCAGTACGCCACCTCTCTTCCGGCGACCACTGCCATTGCCGGGGGGACAGTATCTGACCGGGCAAAGGCTTTGGGACTTGAGGTCGTTGACGTTGACGGCAACGATCTCGAGGCAGTGATCAGTGCCCGCGCCACAGCGGTCGCGCGGGCACGCGAGGGCGGAGGTCCTACTTTGATCCACGCGCTCACCTACCGGATGGGAGGGCACTACATGAATGATCCGGAGACATATCGAACAAGAGACGAAGTGGCCGCTTGGGAGAAGCTGGATCCCATCACACGCTTCGAGCAGAAGCTGATTGTTGCTGGCGAATTAGGGGCCGACGAAGCTGCCTCGGAGACGCTGTCCCTGATGGCGGAAATGAATGACATTGTTGCGGCGGCCAAAGATGCTCCGCCGACAGAGAACTTGGTACTGAACCCGTCGGCCTATGCCGAGGACTGGAGAATCGCATCGTGA
- a CDS encoding transketolase C-terminal domain-containing protein, translating into MTISEAIVAAIGDAMDTDDSVYLLGQDIGIFEGPMQSTKGLWERFGPAGRLIDAPISEASMVGSAVGAAMAGSRPIIDLMFAEFLALTMTPLALEGASVAYRTRSGVTVPLVVRAKFGIGPHRGHAESCIGMLMGFPGLKIVIPTSPQDAYSLMRAAIQDDNPVVFLEHMSLLHGARAEVDTQLSIEIGTASIRRPGNDVTVVASGLMVSRALRAAKALAAEGIDVELIDTRSMAPLDISTILKSVQRTGRLVIAEESWPVAGPASEICAQLIRAVDGLPSFTVDFVEPPHTPVPFAAQLEAAFVPSIENIAAAVSKAHGRNAIARSTAVPAEGGAA; encoded by the coding sequence ATGACCATCAGTGAAGCCATCGTTGCGGCGATCGGCGATGCAATGGACACAGACGATTCTGTGTACCTTCTGGGGCAAGACATTGGGATCTTCGAGGGTCCAATGCAGTCAACAAAGGGGTTGTGGGAACGGTTCGGTCCCGCCGGCCGACTCATTGATGCGCCCATCTCTGAGGCGTCCATGGTTGGCAGTGCTGTGGGGGCCGCAATGGCCGGCAGCCGCCCCATTATCGACCTCATGTTTGCTGAATTCCTCGCCCTCACCATGACGCCGCTGGCTCTTGAAGGCGCCTCGGTGGCTTATCGCACCCGGTCCGGGGTTACCGTTCCCCTTGTCGTGAGGGCGAAATTTGGGATTGGGCCGCACCGCGGCCATGCCGAGTCGTGCATTGGCATGCTGATGGGCTTTCCCGGCTTGAAGATCGTCATCCCGACCAGTCCACAGGATGCCTACTCTCTGATGCGCGCAGCTATTCAAGATGACAATCCGGTCGTCTTCCTCGAACACATGAGTCTGCTCCACGGTGCACGGGCAGAGGTGGACACACAGCTGAGCATCGAAATAGGAACAGCAAGCATACGGCGGCCCGGGAATGACGTCACTGTCGTAGCCTCAGGCTTGATGGTCTCCCGCGCACTTCGAGCTGCCAAGGCTTTAGCGGCCGAAGGCATCGACGTTGAGCTTATTGATACCCGGTCGATGGCCCCTTTGGATATTTCCACCATTCTGAAGTCGGTGCAACGAACAGGCCGCCTGGTTATAGCCGAAGAGTCCTGGCCCGTCGCGGGTCCGGCGTCCGAAATTTGCGCACAACTGATCCGTGCGGTGGACGGTCTCCCAAGTTTCACTGTCGACTTCGTGGAGCCACCCCACACCCCCGTTCCCTTCGCGGCACAGTTGGAAGCGGCTTTCGTTCCTAGCATCGAAAACATCGCAGCCGCGGTCAGTAAGGCACACGGAAGGAACGCGATCGCCAGGTCCACTGCCGTTCCCGCAGAGGGAGGCGCAGCGTGA
- a CDS encoding 2-oxo acid dehydrogenase subunit E2, with protein sequence MSTTTAPGERRIKISGIRKIISDRMVLSHTQIPGVHVVEECDVTEVDLSRIVAITCSSIGQLSATYPYFNAHVVDSEIVCFDECNVAIAVDTPRGLMVPVIRNVGNRKVDDIQEEIRRLAALARDGKLTPADMTGATVTLTSPGKRGGVLATPLISHPQTAIIGVHRAVQRPVVRDGAVVVRTLSNVTVTFDHRVIDGATAGDYTLELCRLIESSGIR encoded by the coding sequence ATGAGTACGACGACGGCTCCCGGGGAACGTCGCATTAAAATTTCGGGGATCCGCAAAATCATTTCAGACCGCATGGTCCTGTCACACACACAAATCCCGGGTGTCCACGTTGTCGAGGAATGTGACGTCACTGAGGTTGATCTCAGCAGGATCGTGGCCATCACCTGCTCGTCAATCGGACAACTTTCTGCCACGTACCCCTACTTCAACGCCCATGTCGTGGACTCGGAAATTGTCTGCTTCGACGAGTGCAACGTGGCCATAGCCGTAGATACCCCACGCGGCCTCATGGTCCCGGTGATTCGCAACGTAGGAAACCGAAAAGTCGACGATATCCAGGAAGAGATTCGACGGCTGGCTGCACTCGCACGCGACGGCAAGCTCACTCCAGCTGACATGACCGGGGCAACAGTCACGCTCACCAGCCCCGGGAAACGAGGCGGGGTCTTGGCGACTCCGCTCATCAGCCATCCTCAGACTGCAATTATTGGGGTCCACCGGGCTGTCCAACGCCCTGTGGTCCGTGACGGTGCAGTGGTTGTTCGGACACTCTCGAACGTCACCGTAACGTTCGACCATCGTGTAATTGATGGAGCCACCGCAGGAGACTACACCTTGGAACTCTGTCGACTCATTGAATCCTCGGGAATCCGCTAA
- a CDS encoding cytochrome b/b6 domain-containing protein, whose amino-acid sequence MSTKSKAPPTARRRWVHITGRVALALGILLVFVLLGLWLREMSPIQDFIAAYPGESHQPEGAQPGIPAWVGWQHFLNSLLIVLIIRSGWLVRTRSKPPAYWTPKRLIWSKKSQKGLTKISLDLWFHLSLDALWVLNGAVFFVLIFATGHWMRLVPTGWDVVPNAASAALQYISLNWPVENGWNNYNSLQLLAYFTTVFVASPLSIVTGLRMSPAWTKAPAILSRILPMEICRKVHLWVMFYLVSFIAVHVTLVLATGTLRNLNHMYAAQDGESWVGFWIFSASLAAMVAAWGLARPLFLRPVAAMTGSVTR is encoded by the coding sequence ATGTCTACTAAGTCCAAAGCCCCACCCACAGCCAGGCGACGCTGGGTTCACATAACAGGCAGGGTTGCGCTGGCTCTCGGCATCCTGCTTGTATTCGTCCTGTTGGGACTGTGGCTCCGCGAGATGAGCCCGATACAAGATTTCATCGCGGCGTATCCCGGTGAGTCGCACCAGCCCGAAGGAGCGCAACCAGGTATTCCGGCGTGGGTGGGATGGCAGCACTTCCTCAACTCTTTGCTGATCGTACTGATCATCCGATCAGGGTGGCTTGTTCGAACTCGAAGCAAACCGCCTGCGTACTGGACACCCAAGAGACTGATTTGGTCGAAGAAGTCCCAGAAGGGGCTCACAAAGATCAGCCTGGACCTTTGGTTTCATCTCTCCCTTGATGCGCTCTGGGTACTCAACGGTGCCGTGTTTTTCGTTCTCATCTTCGCGACGGGGCACTGGATGCGGCTTGTACCCACGGGGTGGGACGTCGTGCCCAACGCGGCGTCAGCTGCCCTGCAGTACATTTCTCTAAATTGGCCTGTGGAGAACGGCTGGAACAACTACAACTCGCTGCAACTGTTGGCGTACTTCACAACAGTTTTCGTTGCTTCACCTCTATCCATAGTGACAGGCCTACGAATGTCCCCGGCCTGGACAAAGGCCCCCGCCATATTGAGTCGCATTCTCCCCATGGAGATCTGCCGCAAGGTGCATCTTTGGGTGATGTTCTATCTGGTTTCGTTCATTGCTGTTCACGTGACTCTGGTTTTGGCCACGGGTACGCTGCGAAACCTAAACCATATGTACGCCGCACAGGACGGTGAAAGCTGGGTTGGTTTCTGGATTTTCTCCGCTTCCCTGGCCGCTATGGTCGCCGCGTGGGGATTGGCGCGACCTCTGTTCCTGCGCCCGGTGGCCGCTATGACAGGGTCGGTCACCCGTTAG
- a CDS encoding FCD domain-containing protein: MTIHDGEVHSLASVFANDPVSAALARLIRELRPGDRLPSERDLALELGVSRTALRDRLGVLEGLGILRRRTGSGTFVETLNPDALALALNLAIASSHLPVSALESVRIALERQAGREAATSSDPVLVAYMQRAINTMASTDVRADVMDADLAFHQSLLRAAGNPALSFFAEALSDVFAQDLAYRSARLNSTRLTDSVQTLLVEHHQRIHDAIVAGDPSAAMQAIDDHFDALRIS; this comes from the coding sequence ATGACAATACATGATGGGGAAGTCCACTCCCTCGCCAGCGTCTTCGCGAACGACCCAGTCTCTGCAGCTCTCGCGCGGCTCATTAGGGAACTGCGTCCTGGCGATCGACTTCCTAGTGAACGCGACCTTGCCCTTGAACTGGGAGTGAGTAGGACGGCGTTACGCGACCGTTTGGGGGTGCTCGAGGGTTTGGGAATCCTGCGGCGCCGTACCGGGTCGGGAACATTTGTTGAGACTCTAAACCCAGATGCTCTGGCACTGGCTCTGAACTTGGCCATTGCTTCGTCGCACCTTCCGGTATCTGCTCTTGAATCTGTCCGGATCGCGCTAGAGCGGCAAGCGGGCCGTGAAGCGGCTACATCATCGGATCCCGTCCTTGTTGCTTATATGCAGCGCGCCATTAACACGATGGCATCCACAGATGTCCGAGCAGACGTCATGGATGCCGATCTCGCATTCCACCAGTCCCTTCTTAGGGCGGCAGGGAATCCCGCACTGTCCTTCTTTGCTGAAGCACTCTCTGATGTCTTCGCCCAAGACCTCGCATACCGCAGCGCGCGTCTAAACAGCACGAGACTCACTGACTCCGTCCAAACCTTGTTGGTCGAGCACCATCAGAGGATCCATGACGCAATCGTTGCCGGTGATCCTTCTGCTGCGATGCAGGCAATCGATGACCATTTCGACGCCCTTCGCATCAGTTGA